The following are encoded in a window of Capricornis sumatraensis isolate serow.1 chromosome 7, serow.2, whole genome shotgun sequence genomic DNA:
- the NPFFR2 gene encoding neuropeptide FF receptor 2 yields MSEEWDSNSTESWHYIWSNDTTHDLYSDLNITYVNYYLHQPQVAAIFIISYFLIFFLCMVGNTVVCFIVMWNKHMHTVTNLFILNLAISDLLVGIFCMPITLLDNIIAGWPFGSTMCKISGLVQGISVAASVFTLVAIAVDRFRCVIYPFKPKLTIKTAFVIIMIIWVLAIAIMSPSAIMLHVHEEKNYRVRFNSQDKTSPVYWCREDWPSQEMRRIYTTVLFANIYLAPLSLIVVMYGRIGISLFKRKVPHTGKQNQEQWHVVSKKKQKIIKMLLTVALLFILSWLPLWTLMMLSDYVDLSPNELQVINIYIYPFAHWLAFCNSSVNPIIYGFFNENFRRGFQDAFHLQLCQKRAKSKEAYTLRAKNTVVINTSHLSAQESTVKDPREEIVLCRISAEKPLQELMMEELGEITSSNEM; encoded by the exons ATGAGTGAGGAATGGGATTCAAACTCTACAGAAAGCTGGCATTACATTTGGAGTAATGACACAACACATGATCTGTACTCAGATCTCAATATCACCTATGTGAACTACTATCTTCACCAGCCTCAAGTGGCGGCGATTTTCATTATTTCCTACTTTTTGATCTTCTTCCTGTGCATGGTGGGAAACACAGTGGTTTGCTTCATTGTAATGTGGAACAAACATATGCACACAGTCACTAATCTCTTCATCTTGAACCTGGCCATAAGTGATCTACTAGTTGGTATATTCTGCATGCCTATCACACTCCTGGACAATATTATAGCAG GGTGGCCTTTTGGAAGTACAATGTGCAAGATCAGTGGCTTGGTCCAGGGAATATCCGTTGCGGCTTCTGTCTTTACTTTAGTTGCAATAGCAGTGGATAG GTTCCGGTGTGTCATCTACCCTTTTAAACCAAAGCTCACTATCAAGACGGCATTTGtcatcattatgattatctgggtcctggcCATTGCCATTATGTCCCCATCTGCAATAATGTTACAtgtacatgaagaaaaaaattaccgAGTGAGATTCAACTCCCAGGATAAAACCAGCCCAGTCTACTGGTGCCGGGAAGACTGGCCAAGTCAGGAAATGAGGAGGATCTATACCACAGTGCTGTTTGCCAATATctacctggctcccctgtccctcatcGTCGTCATGTATGGAAGGATTGGAATTTCACTGTTCAAGAGGAAAGTGCCCCACACAGGTAAACAGAACCAGGAGCAGTGGCACGTGGTATCCAAGAAGAAGCAGAAGATCATTAAGATGCTCCTGACCGTGGCTCTGCTTTTCATTCTCTCCTGGTTGCCCCTGTGGACCCTGATGATGCTCTCAGATTATGTTGATCTGTCTCCAAATGAACTGCAGGTCATCAATATCTACATCTACCCCTTTGCACACTGGCTGGCCTTCTGCAACAGCAGCGTCAACCCCATCATTTATGGTTTCTTCAATGAAAATTTTCGTCGTGGTTTCCAAGATGCTTTTCACCTCCAGCTTTGCCAAAAAAGAGCAAAGTCCAAGGAAGCCTACACTCTGAGAGCTAAAAACACTGTGGTCATCAACACGTCTCATCTGTCAGCACAGGAATCGACAGTTAAAGACCCACGTGAGGAAATTGTGCTTTGTAGGATAAGTGCTGAAAAGCCCTTACAGGAATTAATGATGGAAGAATTAGGAGAAATTACCAGTAGCAATGAGATGTAA